A genome region from Sceloporus undulatus isolate JIND9_A2432 ecotype Alabama chromosome 1, SceUnd_v1.1, whole genome shotgun sequence includes the following:
- the TTLL4 gene encoding tubulin polyglutamylase TTLL4 isoform X4 → MASAGPDAYSLGFKRGNQFQVGIPLGLAVPPLTTKLHNSKVWYPAKQQVKPIWHLERNHVNTFQDHHLVHSGISSQCPRLLYPESLCSEAVFLNPPPPQPHPLPNFLGSTLLYRRSYFRHKPYRRLETICLQPGTLERKPLHASPPAYRSVLNNAMSSSTMEPFLMPSAVGERSSPVSKALPLSSGKPNSSAYRPVLNNNSFLRPTSAKVPLQQYHQPLPPENKKRKGLSRAPGFSWTHSGGNGDGSAMNIERKLGKGSGLTLEPTNAKSPRSSVHNGMVLKAERPYWRLEDGENRSQNLKEQDVRLTEAMRKLTAGGIRKVSTYNEFGHRIDSSCLMNTNFHSSLFNRWKPHIVAQITPKEVPTATSLNLEFGSRHQSLTGTDVSDVCTKRIDARFLASNLESSNHSTSNHSAIPGSVNTGEQVVKAELSPRTTVSEVETKISSLQLGTDTKWGQPTAVKDTEAAVSLPLLDQAEVEDVEEELPDGLEDACSQDEEGEEEDGEGESDGSSSSGLSPNGSVAIISRNCVEGLVPPLEGQERILKPALICSLFPNVSPTLYFGTRDERGFASFLVEKLPWEQRKMLRWKMSTVTPNIVKQTIARSHFKVSRRNNDWLGCWGHHMKSPGFRVIKEHQKLNHFPGSFQIGRKDRLWRNISKMQLRYGKKEFNFLPQSFILPQDIKLLRKAWEDCGSRQKWIVKPPASARGIGIQVIHKWTQLPKRRPLLVQRYLHKPYLIGGSKFDLRIYVYVTCYDPLRVYLFKDGLVRFASCKYSSSMKSLSNKYMHLTNYSINKKNIEYKSNADETACQGHKWALKALWNYLSQKGVDSEAIWEKIKDIVVKTIIASEPYIINLVKMYVRRPYCCHELFGFDVMLDENLKPWILEVNISPSLHSNSPLDVSIKGQMVRDALNLAGFLLPSPEDVASPSGSASSSTTSMSSVTKEKSKPSVELFTAEKTKKAYYQTQKVPDQEFYSTILDVLTPDDVRVLVETEDEFARRGQFERVFPSRISMRYLRFFEQPRYFNILTTQWEMKYFFNKAKGVDLLRNWCHKGFHNGIVTDSTVMGYSEIR, encoded by the exons ATGGCCTCAGCAGGGCCAGATGCCTATAGCCTAGGATTCAAGAGGGGAAATCAATTCCAGGTGGGCATCCCACTCGGGCTGGCAGTGCCACCACTCACAACAAAGCTTCACAACAGTAAGGTCTGGTACCCTGCAAAGCAGCAAGTGAAGCCCATCTGGCATCTGGAACGGAATCATGTGAACACTTTTCAGGATCACCACTTGGTCCACTCAGGGATCTCTTCCCAGTGTCCCCGCCTTTTGTACCCAGAGTCATTATGTAGTGAGGCAGTGTTTCTGAACCCACCTCCACCTCAGCCCCACCCTCTCCCAAACTTCCTTGGAAGCACTTTGCTCTATCGGCGCTCTTACTTCAGACACAAGCCTTACCGGAGGCTTGAGACCATCTGCTTGCAGCCTGGTACTTTGGAGAGGAAACCTCTTCACGCCTCACCCCCTGCCTATCGTTCTGTCCTCAATAACGCCATGTCATCCTCAACAATGGAGCCATTCCTTATGCCAAGTGCTGTTGGTGAGCGTTCCAGTCCAGTGTCAAAAGCGTTACCCCTAAGCTCAGGGAAGCCAAACTCCAGTGCATACAGACCAGTGCTAAACAATAATTCTTTCCTGAGGCCAACTAGTGCAAAAGTGCCTTTGCAGCAGTATCATCAACCACTGCCGCCAGAAAATAAGAAGCGGAAAGGCTTGTCAAGAGCTCCAGGATTCTCCTGGACACATTCTGGGGGAAATGGGGATGGCTCTGCAATGAATATTGAAAGGAAACTTGGGAAAGGCAGTGGCTTAACTCTTGAGCCGACCAATGCCAAATCTCCTCGCTCATCTGTTCACAATGGCATGGTTCTTAAAGCAGAACGACCCTATTGGCGGCTTGAGGATGGTGAGAATAGGTCACAGAACCTGAAAGAACAAGATGTGCGATTGACAGAAGCCATGAGGAAGCTGACGGCAGGTGGTATTCGGAAGGTTAGTACCTACAATGAATTTGGTCACCGCATTGACAGCTCCTGTCTTATGAATACAAACTTCCATTCCAGCCTCTTTAATAGATGGAAACCACACATTGTAGCACAGATCACCCCAAAGGAAGTACCAACTGCCACTTCCCTGAATCTGGAATTTGGCAGCCGCCATCAAAGCCTTACAGGCACAGACGTTTCTGATGTCTGCACTAAACGTATTGATGCTCGTTTCCTAGCCTCAAATCTGGAATCTTCCAACCACAGTacctcaaaccactctgccatccCTGGCTCTGTGAACACTGGAGAACAGGTGGTAAAAGCAGAGCTGTCCCCACGGACTACTGTCTCTGAGGTTGAGACAAAAATTTCCTCTCTTCAGTTAGGCACAGATACAAAATGGGGGCAACCAACTGCTGTAAAAGATACCGA AGCTGCAGTCAGTTTACCCTTGCTAGATCAAGCGGAGGTCGAAGATGTGgaggaagaactccctgatggCTTAGAAGATGCCTGCAGTCAggatgaggaaggggaagaagaggatgggGAAG GTGAATCTGATGGCTCCTCATCATCTGGACTATCCCCTAATGGTTCTGTGGCTATTATATCCAG GAATTGTGTTGAAGGATTGGTGCCTCCACTTGAAGGCCAAGAGAGAATTCTCAAGCCAGCTCTCATATGCAGCCTATTCCCCAATGTGTCTCCCACCCTATATTTTGGTACCCGGGATGAGAGAG GGTTTGCTTCTTTCCTAGTGGAGAAGCTCCCTTGGGAGCAGAGGAAGATGCTGCGATGGAAGATGAGTACGGTGACTCCCAACATTGTGAAGCAAACTATCGCCCGGTCCCACTTCAAAGTCAGCAGGA GAAACAATGACTGGCTAGGCTGCTGGGGCCATCATATGAAATCTCCTGGGTTCAGAGTTATCAAAGAACACCAGAAG TTGAACCATTTTCCTGGTTCATTCCAAATTGGTCGGAAGGACCGTCTGTGGAGAAACATTTCCAAAATGCAGCTGCGCTATGGAAAGAAGGAATTCAACTTTCTGCCCCAGTCTTTCATCCTCCCACAAGATATCAAGCTGCTCAGAAAGGCTTGGGAAGATTGTGGGAGTCGCCAGAAATGGATTGTGAAACCG CCAGCATCAGCTAGAGGCATTGGAATCCAGGTCATTCATAAGTGGACCCAGCTGCCAAAGCGCAGGCCGCTACTGGTGCAGAG GTACCTACACAAACCCTACCTTATTGGTGGAAGTAAGTTCGACTTAAGGATTTACGTTTACGTCACATGTTATGATCCACTCCGTGTCTACTTGTTCAAAGATGGACTTGTTCGTTTTGCCAGTTGCAA ATATTCCTCCTCCATGAAAAGCCTCAGCAACAAGTATATGCACTTGACTAATTACAGTATCAACAAGAAGAATATTGAATATAAATCCAATGCAGATGAAACTGCTTGCCAAGGTCACAAGTG GGCACTGAAGGCACTCTGGAACTATTTGAGCCAAAAAGGTGTTGACAGTGAGGCCATCTGGGAGAAAATAAAAGACATTGTTGTCAAAACTATCATTGC GTCAGAGCCCTATATAATCAATCTTGTAAAGATGTATGTGAGACGCCCTTACTGCTGCCATGAACTGTTTGGATTTGATGTCATGCTGGATGAGAACCTTAAGCCATGGATCCTGGAAGTCAATATCTCCCCCAG CCTTCATTCAAACTCTCCTCTGGATGTAAGCATCAAGGGCCAAATGGTCCGTGATGCCCTTAACTTAGCTGGCTTTCTATTACCAAGTCCAGAAGATGTGGCTTCACCATCTGGAAGTGCTAGCAGCTCTACAACCAG CATGAGTAGTGTTACAAAGGAGAAGAGCAAGCCATCTGTGGAGTTGTTCACTGCTgagaaaacaaaaaaggcttACTATCAGACCCAGAAAGTGCCAGATCAG GAATTCTACTCCACCATCCTAGATGTTCTGACTCCAGATGATGTTCGTGTCCTGGTAGAGACAGAGGATGAGTTTGCTCGGCGTGGGCAATTTGAGCGAGTCTTCCCGTCCCGCATATCCATGCGCTACTTGCGCTTCTTTGAGCAGCCACGCTATTTCAACATCCTTACCACCCAGTGGGAAATGAAGTACTTCTTCAATAAGGCAAAAG GCGTGGACCTGCTCAGAAACTGGTGTCATAAAGGGTTTCATAATGGAATAGTGACAGACTCCACAGTGATG GGATATTCTGAGATAAGATAA